From the genome of Marinitoga litoralis, one region includes:
- a CDS encoding TIGR01212 family radical SAM protein (This family includes YhcC from E. coli K-12, an uncharacterized radical SAM protein.) — MLYNKLSEYLKNKYGERVQRLPINAGFTCPNKIGLKGTGGCIYCEETGSGFAALSPKTSIKEQVEYMIKRYEGRANKYMAYFQSNTNTFAPAHVLKKIYDSALIDDRIVILDISTRPDSVEDEKLDLIASYKEKLDVYLEFGLQSVNYHTLKILNRGHTLADFIDAVNRAKKRNIEVIVHIIIDLPWDSEEDIIEGAKILSALNVDGVKLHSLYITENTVLGQMYKNGEIKPLSFEEFINRNILFLEYLDPKVVIHRLAADPPKENVLHGNWGMSKIKIINLLEKEMRNRNTYQGRLFKYLNR; from the coding sequence GTGTTATATAATAAACTAAGTGAATATTTAAAGAATAAATATGGAGAAAGAGTTCAAAGATTACCAATTAATGCAGGATTTACTTGCCCTAATAAAATAGGATTAAAAGGGACTGGTGGATGTATATATTGTGAAGAAACTGGTAGTGGTTTTGCAGCATTATCTCCTAAGACTTCTATAAAAGAGCAAGTAGAATATATGATTAAGAGATATGAAGGAAGAGCAAATAAATATATGGCATATTTTCAATCAAATACAAATACATTTGCTCCAGCTCATGTGTTAAAAAAAATATACGATTCAGCATTAATTGATGATAGAATTGTTATATTAGATATTTCAACAAGACCTGATAGTGTAGAAGATGAAAAATTAGATCTAATAGCATCGTATAAGGAAAAATTAGATGTATATCTAGAGTTTGGACTTCAAAGTGTCAATTATCATACTTTAAAAATATTAAATAGAGGGCATACATTAGCCGATTTTATAGATGCGGTTAATCGTGCTAAAAAAAGGAATATTGAAGTTATTGTTCATATAATAATCGATTTACCTTGGGATAGTGAAGAAGATATAATAGAAGGCGCAAAAATATTATCAGCTTTAAATGTTGACGGAGTAAAATTACATTCTTTATACATTACAGAAAATACAGTGTTAGGTCAAATGTATAAAAATGGTGAAATAAAACCTTTATCTTTTGAAGAATTTATTAATAGGAATATATTATTCCTAGAATACCTTGATCCAAAAGTAGTAATACATAGACTTGCGGCTGATCCTCCTAAAGAAAACGTTCTCCATGGGAATTGGGGAATGTCAAAAATAAAAATAATTAATTTATTAGAAAAAGAAATGAGAAATAGAAATACATATCAAGGTAGATTGTTTAAATATTTAAATAGATAA
- a CDS encoding amidohydrolase, whose protein sequence is MKKLLKNGYVLMSADADIKKLDILIDNGIIVELSENIILDNVEVYDLNNKLIIPGFINSHTHLAMSLFRGIGDDLTLQDWLFNEMFPREDLLNDDLTYYGSLISILEMLSKGVTTVVDMYLFMKGTAEAVKNTGIRAFLTRGLGYDNEEGWKRRIDETKYLFENYHNKYNIKIGFGPHAPYTCPMNKLEEVAILTKEYETFTTIHLYESINERDMYKFEDIEKTGLFKNNVIAAHCVHIDENDMKILSRNEVTVAHNPSSNLKLGNGVAPILDMLKHEINITLGTDGAASNNTLNIWEEMRLASLLQKSNGPEKFKTEEALRMVWENGGYALNEKIGRIEEEYNADLAIIDLNNFEMYPVDINRLKSHLVYSPVNKVYATMVNGEWVYFNGEYPKLKGNDYFETFHRYYFELEKKFRKGE, encoded by the coding sequence ATGAAAAAGCTATTGAAAAATGGATATGTATTAATGAGCGCAGATGCTGATATAAAAAAATTGGATATTTTAATAGATAATGGAATTATAGTTGAATTATCTGAAAATATAATTTTAGATAATGTTGAAGTATATGATTTAAATAATAAATTAATCATACCAGGATTTATTAATTCTCATACACATTTAGCTATGAGTTTATTTCGAGGAATAGGAGATGATTTAACTTTACAAGATTGGCTTTTTAATGAGATGTTTCCTCGAGAAGACTTATTAAATGATGATTTAACATATTATGGATCATTAATCTCAATTCTTGAGATGTTATCAAAAGGTGTAACAACAGTTGTAGATATGTACCTTTTCATGAAAGGAACTGCTGAAGCGGTAAAAAATACTGGTATAAGAGCATTTTTGACAAGAGGATTGGGATATGATAATGAAGAAGGATGGAAAAGGAGAATAGATGAGACCAAATATTTATTTGAAAATTATCATAATAAATATAATATAAAAATAGGTTTTGGACCTCATGCACCATATACTTGCCCTATGAATAAACTTGAAGAAGTAGCTATATTAACAAAAGAATATGAAACTTTTACAACAATTCACTTGTACGAATCAATTAATGAAAGAGATATGTATAAATTTGAAGATATTGAAAAAACGGGTTTGTTTAAGAATAATGTAATAGCAGCACATTGTGTACATATTGATGAAAATGATATGAAAATACTATCTAGAAATGAAGTTACAGTTGCGCATAATCCATCAAGTAATTTAAAGTTAGGAAATGGTGTTGCGCCTATATTAGATATGCTTAAACATGAAATAAATATAACCTTAGGAACAGATGGTGCTGCAAGTAATAATACATTAAATATTTGGGAAGAAATGAGATTAGCTTCATTGCTACAAAAGTCTAATGGCCCAGAAAAATTCAAGACTGAAGAAGCACTTAGGATGGTTTGGGAAAATGGAGGATATGCTTTAAATGAAAAAATAGGAAGAATAGAAGAAGAGTATAACGCAGATTTAGCAATTATTGATTTAAATAATTTTGAAATGTATCCAGTTGACATAAATAGATTAAAATCTCATTTAGTATATTCACCTGTTAATAAAGTATATGCTACAATGGTAAATGGAGAATGGGTGTATTTTAATGGGGAATATCCTAAATTAAAGGGAAATGATTATTTTGAAACATTTCATAGATACTATTTTGAGTTAGAAAAAAAGTTTAGAAAAGGAGAATAA